The stretch of DNA ATTAGTTGTCTTTAGGACTGTGTATGAAAATAATGATGTCCATGTTAAATATGCAGACTTTCTCAGTTGCCTGTTCTGTGGTATTGTGGCTGCTGTTTTGCACTGAATATGTTCAGTTCAGACCTGTCAATCTGTAACTTGATCCATGAGTTTGTTTAGTTTAAATAGATTATTCTGCTACACctgattttttcatttaagcAGTTCTTCTAAACTTTAGCTTAGTATCTTACTCATCAGAAGTAGGTGAGGTAATGTGGAAGGTTACATGAAATAAACACCACATTGCACAAACTGAAGACAAGTGAATGCAATTGCTTCATTGCACTAAGTTAGAGtgtaagagaaaacagaataaacagaCCAGTTAGGCAACCTCATCTCAAACCAAATAATTTTGGCTAAGGCCTGCTTTTTCACAGCCTTTTTTCACCTCCATCTTTATTTAATGGCAGTGAATTGCTCCTACTTACTAATagctgttattattttttcagaacCCCTACTTGGAACTGAAAtctagtttttaaatgtatccTGAGCTTCTGTTCCTCTTGTTCTTTAGGAAAAGATGGATTTAACTGAATTTTGAGAAAGATTCCACAGAATTGGCAGTGTTTAGATAGCACTCACATTTGGGAGGAATCAGGTTGCAGCTGATGAAAGGGGCAGTTATGAGTCCAAAGGTGAAAAGGCataattttatctgaaaatgttttcctcttctccctccccctgtTCACTAATGGGTCGTTtggcttttttaatatttgcaacagtgaaatatttgcttCATTGCTGGTACTAAATTAGCTATCAAAAAGCAGTATTTGGTTCTACATGTAATGTTCAGGATGTGCACATTCATTTCAGCTGAGCTTTTTTCAGGTTGTAAAGtcagtatttgtttttctcaatgTGATTATATATAAGATTGAGAGTAATAGTTTCATATTAAACTTGGAaggtaatttatatttttgtaactATATTTAAACTGTTCGCTTTCTTTTCCATAGTCTTATGTGCTTCTTGGACTCGTAATCGTTTTTCCACATCTCACTCGATTCATTAAATGGTGTAAAACCAAAATTGTTGGTGAGTAATTAACAAAATTCAAAGGAGTATGTTCAGATTAGACTGTCAACATGTTATCCAAACAGCCTGTAATGAAGTTATTTTAGTTCTGCTTCCATTTTCAGTCTTAGAATGTAGTCATTTTGGGGCCTATTGATGTGCTTCCAAAGAGtttctcccctgctccctggTTTTCCATATTTGTGATGAGATTTGTGTAAGGCACAACACATATGAAGATCCTCTCTGAGTGAAAAACCTCTCTAGTTTGTCCTGAGTATGCACAGGCATGCAGAGATAAGTACATGAATGATGGCTGCAGGCCATCTAtccctttttcctcctaaaaagGGAGCATGGAGAGGGAAGAATATGCTGTTATCGCTTTCTTCCCTGCAATGCTGAATAGTCACACATATTCAAACTGGCAAGAGCTGCACTTGTAAATCAAACTTCTTCAGGGTAATTAACTGTTCAGGGTGTTAGATCTCATTAAGTGCTATGGTCTAGAGGGGTGCCTTCCCACATGGCTTGAGTCAGCCTAAATCCATGCTTCCTTCCCTCATGCTCCTTGCTTATGTTCTTTCTGCCCTCTTTGTGTCAGGACTAACAATTGCACAGCCATGCCAATAGCCTGAGCTACTCTTAAACCCTGCTGAGAAGGAGGTTGCCAGTGCCAACATAAAGGAGAATGTGGTGTCATGCAGCCTCTCAGCTGAGAGGTGCAGTGAGAGAGCAGTATAAACTGACCAGAGAAACACTGAGCAGATCATGTCTTTGGAATTGACACTCGCATGGTAGGGCAGAAGAGTAACACCTTTGTGCTTCCACTGCTGTTCTTCAGCCTAGTACAAGTCCATCTGTTTACAGTGCAAATGGGAGCATACTTCTGACTCTCCCATGTGGCACCAATAATAGGGAGGCAGAAATGCTGTGAAAGGATGAAGCCAGACTGTCAGAGCCCAGAATAAACACATACAAATATTGTCTGTGCTTGCTGCAATGGGGACACTAGTTTGCAGTCAGGTCATGTCTGTGTACGTCTCACCCTGTCAGATGGCTGACATAAATTACTACTTTACTGAATTTCTTGTGATTACACTTGCTTTGTATTCAGTTCCTCTTCCTGCTTCCTCTGGAAGCTTAAGCTTTTTCTTTGTCCAACCTATAGTCCTGCAGCAGTGCATTTTGGCTAGCTAGGCAGTTCAGAGTCCAGTCTTTAGAGATGGGTCTAAAGACCTATCCAGTCTTTAGATGGGTTTGACTTTTCCTGTAAAAGCTCCACCTTTTGACCACAgacttgatttattttaaatttgatatCCCAGTTTAGCCAGCATACTccagagagggtttttttctaccatTAGTTCTTCACACTGTCATAGAGGACCTACAGCTGTTAGGGCTTCGTGAAGCACAGCATCTGATTTGGTTTGTACAATTACAGCTTTGAGTCAATATTCACTTGGAGGAAATTGTTTGCCATACAATTTAAAgaacagggcttttttttttgtccctgaaGTGCTTGTCTTGAAAGAAATATGAACTTAAGGGAGAGGCACagatgccaaaaaaaaagtggagtGACTGACCTGTGTGGATGACTGGCACCCTTCTTCCTACAGAAAAATTTTGGCAGGTcgggagaaagagaaagggaggtCACAGTAGGTTGTTGAACTACCTTGTTTTATACTTCCttcttatttcattattaagcatctgattttttttccaggtcagagggatgaagaggaagaacacCATAGCCTAGAAACCTTCACTTTTTACCTCAGTGAGCCTCTGAGTAAAGAACGGGTAGAAGCGTTCAGTGATGGAGTCTATGCTATTGTAGCAACCCTGCTCATTTTGGATATATGGTAAGGCTTTGTACTGCTTCTTTCACTTCGTATTGTTAAATATATTAACTTTGTATGTAATATTTGAGGAAATAAAGTCCATCAGACATTGTCTGTGACTTCTAAAACCTGCAGTGGTTACTTTAGGTatgattttctgaaaagatacagaatacaaaccaaaaatacTTCTAACGTCCATGTTCTAGCAGTAGTAATCACCAGTTTATGTAATACATGTTGGGATGGGGAGTCTTgaagaaaaaagctttctgttttgttcatttgttttcagatgaaagGCTTTTACCAACAAAAGCTGTTTAGTCACTGTGGCAACTTTATTAGCACAGAGGAATGCCAGCTGGCATTCAGATTTCCTTTTAGATCtaatttctttgcagagctgttattttaaacacttttaagTTAGAAGTTATAATGGATGCCTGTTGTTCCCCACTTGCTCAGAGTAAAGCAACACAGTTCAGTGTTGCTATAGGTGTGGTTTTGTAACAGTAATATGTAAAGTAAGTTTTCTCTCCACAGTGAAGACAATGTCCCTGATCCCAGAGAAGTTGAGGAGAAGTTCCATGGCAGTCTTCTTGAAGCTTTAAGTGAATATGGGCCAAACTACCTTGCTTACTTTGGCTCATTTGTTACAATTGGTCTCCTGTGGTTTGTCCATCACTCACTTTTCCTTTATGTGACAAAAGCTACCCGATTAATGGGACTGCTTAACATACTTTCGTTGGCTTTCATTGGTGGGCTTCCACTAGCTTACCAGCTGACCAGTGAATTTGCAGAGAAGTCTCATAATGAAATAGAAGCCATTCAGGTCAGCTGTGTTATCACCTTCTTTGCCAGCATATTTCAGTTTGCAATATGGACTACAGCCCTCCTCAATGAAAGGGAAACTTTGCATCCGTTTGCTAGATATGGTGGCAAGGAGCATGCCTTTATGTTTGCCAAGCTGGCTCTCTATCCTTGTGTAAGCCTTGGCACCTTCTTTCTAACGTGCTTGTTAAGTGAATTTTCCACAGCAATTTTCCATCTTATGCAGATTGTAATCccatttgcttttcttgcctTGCGCATTTTTGTTAGAATTTCTTTAACTGTTGTAAAGACCATGATGTCTCTCTCTAGACGGAAGGTTGTGTTGTTAGAAGAAGAAGAGGCATGTTTGTCTCCTACTGAAACGCTGTCCTAAGTTTCCACACAGTGCATGTGAAGTTACGAGATTAACTTTAGTTCTTCTAACTCACATTATCTTCATGTGTGGATTATATTGACCTAAACCAAAGCCTGCGTTGACCATAACTAGGGCATATTTAAGTTTTAGCTGGTCATGCCTGAGACCCCTTTTCCAAAATCTGCTATTGAAAATGTTGGGCAAATAGGGGATACAAAGAAAAGCATGTTCTGTTTCCTTTAGAGTTACtctacaggaaaaaatgctgcttgACATGTAACTGCAGTGATGCTCGATTAAGAAGTGCACAAACAGGTGCCCAGCAAAATGGTAACCAAACACCAGAACAGAAGCTGGTTGGGCTACTGTAAGATAAGAAGTGAGGTATGAATGACAATGGAGACCTCTGGATTTCTGGAAGGTGCATCATGGTGGAACATTTGTGCATACAGGTTGCTGgtcttctcttcccctccccccaaatGTGTCTGTTCTGCATAGGCATAAACTGGGGATAGCATTTGGAAACCTACCTGCTGCATTTGAGTGGCTCTGTGTGTGAGTTTAGATGGGAGTTGCAATTGTGATAGCAGTCTTCCAGGCTACCTGAACACAAGTTCTTTGGgcatatttgttctttttaagaAAGGATATATGTAACAAATGAGGATTCATGTGGCTTTGCCACGATCCAAGGTTTCAACTAACTTTGATAacctcccagggaaaagggcTGTGGGACTAGAggtaaatttgttttctgtcctgcagcagcagctcatctgaaaactttgtatttctcaggctttttgtgtctgttttcctGTCTGTTGAATGGAACATCCTTCTGTTATTCTGAAGGCATGATGTCATATTCAAAGAGAGTATCAGACTGCCACATATGAGAGTACCCCCTCAGGTAAGGGAGTTGAGTTTTTTCCTGAGTAGTGGCTTACTAAGTCATCTGAGTCTCAGGAAGACAGCAGAAGAAACTAACCCTGTAGAAGTTCCAGTCTAGggtttgttggatttttttttttttacccttttatGTGGTTTGATAAGCTTTGTGCTTATCAAGTCATCTAGCCTCTGGCTGCCCTGGAAGcctttacatttctttttgacAGAGCCATTAGTTTGTATCTTGAACTGTCTTAGTGCCTGACAACTTTAATGCCATATTTAAAGGCATTTGGGGAATTTTGTTGTTcatcttgcaaaaaaaatactgtggCAAAGTATGCCTGAAGAAATtagaagtgaaaacaaattcaGATATCTGGTTTTAGTTGAGATCAATCTTGAAAGCACTTGTGCTTTTGGTTTGAAGCACCTTGATACCTATATGTAATTGTAAATATTACATCCTTCTTGTGAAGAGAGTATGTTCAGCTACTCAAGGGGATTTATACCTAGTTGAGGTTAAACAACTTCCATAGTGTTGTGTGTAGCAGGATTTTTCTGATACTTAATAAAAGCACTTTTGTTTCTGtatggttttgtttctaaacAAATAGGCACATAATAGGTAGTGAATATGTGTATTTGTAATAAATTTCAAtcagtgaaaaaacaaaacttgtAGCgctttatttctgctctgcaggtgAAACTTATATCCAATGTTTACAGTTATGTTagatggtgggtttttttttccttcaaaaccaTCAAAAACCTcagttttgtgatttttgtatAAAACACACAAATGCTTTTAATGTGATGTGAAGAAATGTTGATTCTATTTCTGTTGGTACTTGAAGAAAATGAGACTGCAAACTGAATCTGACCGAGAAGTTTCACTGCAGTGTTTACAAGGCTGAAGTGAAGTGAATTGTAATGTATAAATACTACAAGGAACTGTATTGGCTAACTAATGCATTCCTTCTTTTTATCCCACTTCTAAATAAGTAATTTGTTCTgcaaaaagaacaattttattttttcttatagtCAAGACACTATTATTCAAACCAAGTATCTAAAAATGTAAACTTGAGGGGAAACTTGATGTGAGACTTTGTATAAACAGAGCTGATTCAGGATCATTGTGATAGTTTTGGTACGTTCTCGAGAAACAAACTGCACTAATTTGAATTGTGTCATTCTCAACTAGAACATTCCCAAATCTAACTGTAGCTAGCTGTTCTTTACAGATTTACTAAACATCACAGGCTTTTGTCTCTATTAGAATTAAAGCGAAACACAACGATTATTacaatcccagaatcacagaacagatgacactggaagggacctcttgagaccatctagtccaaccctccaGTTTAAAGTAGGGGTGGCTAGACCTGGTTGCCAAGGTCTGTGTCCAGTCATACTGAGCATCTGCACAGAGACACACCAACCACTCAACAGCTTATAGGGTCCAGCCATCTGGactgtaacccctaaaccactaAACCCCATCACCCACTGCCAGATCCAGACTCCTCTTTAAACACcggggatggtgactccaccacctccctgggcagcccatcccagtgcctcatcaccctaacagtgaaatctttttttttctaatatctgttTTCAAACGGGTCAACCCTCGGGACTAAAAaaagttggctttttttttttttttcttccacttaaaaaggaatttcttaCATCTCAGTCTGTTGCCCATTTATCAGCCACTGAAAAACATCGATGAGATTCCCCCCGATCAAATTCTCTCGCAGGCTGCGTAGTCCCAGCTcgctcagcctctccttgtaggagagatgctccagcccctgcgCCTTGGGAATTCTTTGAGTGCCAGAATGGCAAACCCTGGAGCGAACGGCACTCGCAATTCCCGGCTGCCCGCTCACGgcttctctcctccccttccgCCCGCCGCCGTCAAttccggccgccgccgccgccaggaTGGTTCCGCCGGTGCAGGTCTCGCCGCTCATCAAGGTGAGGGCGGCGGGCGGTGTGTCCGGCGggtcccggggggtcccgggtgTGCCGGGGCCGCGGGACGggccggccgggccgggggggctcggcgggccgggccgggggggcggcgggggccggcggggcgTGTGGGCTGAGCGAAGGGCGCGTCCTTGTCTCTCGTCCCGCAGTTCACCCGCTACTCGGCGCTGCTCGTGGGGATGATCTACGGCAAGAAGCGATACGGTGAGTGCGGCGTCCCGGGGgccgctccccgccccgggCCCTGCAAGGGCACCTTGAGGCGGCCCGGCCGCCATTTCCCCCCGCCCCTGCCGCGGCCCTGCCGGGGCGGCCCTGCCGGGGCGAGGCCGCACATCCCTGCGGGTTTGTGCCTTTGTGCCGGCAAAAAGCTGGCTTACCCTCCTTTCTGAGCGAGCCTGCGGGCGCGCAGCTTTCCGCCGCGGGTTCGGGAAGGCGTGTTTTAAAGCGAGTGTGTTGATGGCAGACTACCTGAAGCCGATTgctgaagaagagagaagaatagAGGcggaggagaaaaagaaacgTGAGGAGCTGGAGCGGATTGCAAAAGAGATCGCAGAAGGTAGTTGCTTCGTTTAGTTTGTGCATCCGACGTTTGGCTGCTGGACTGCTGTTTTACCGCAGTGCTTTTAGGAGAAGTTGAGGCTTACAGCTAATCCATGGAGCCAATGCTTAGGGTGATGTGAGGAGTAAATAGTGCTACTGTTCAGTGATGCTTGCATTTGGAAGAGGTCATCGGAGGAAGcgttaaaaatgcttttgaaacgAGTCAGGACTTGTTAAATGGCTATCTGAATTTCcagtgagaaaacaaaatgctaaaAACTGCTGCTTATCCTGTGAGGAATGACTGGATCTGTTTAATGACTGTAGTGGGATGCCCCTTATTCAGCTGTATGCAACAAATTTACAGTCCCTCTTCTCCATGCAGTGCAGGAACCTCATAAGTATGACTGATCATCTAAACTAGAAGCCGTAGGCAGCTGCATGTAATTGCAACTCCAGAATTTTAAGCGGTATCACAGGTGTAGTGTTAGAGGTCAGCTTCATTTGTTGTATCTCTCATGTGAAGAGATACATGCTGTAGGGGATCAGTTCATATTAGTGCTGCTTCTATTTTCTCATTCCCTTCCACCCTGTAATATTCCTGCTGCGGCGTTCTCACCCTGGTCCTTAGGATTATTTCTTGGGTCCCCTGTGTGTTTCTAACAGAGgattccttccctgctgccttaCAGGGGAGTGTGCTCTCTAGCTTGGTTTCagcaagggttttttttggggtggaCTTAGAGTTTAGGAAGAGTCAGAAAACTGACTAATAGCTGAGGCTGTTCTTGGTGCAGCTACACACTCGGTAACTTGTTCCATGGAAACTGGTGGCATTTCCATTGTCCTAAACAAAACTAGCACTGAACAAAACACTGTAAAGTTAAATGAACTACACATACAGAAAGTCAAATATGCAGTTGGGTGATTTGTATCACCTACTAGAGATGAAGCCATTTTGCATGGCTGTGTTGCCATCTTAAATACATAGTCTCCATTGGTCGTGGTCTAAATAAATGAGCATTTTAGATGTTCTCTAGCTAGGTGAAACTTTTGTAATTTTGGAGGTAGAGGCTATGCTGTGGTGCTGCCAGTCTACTTAAAAATGAAGTTCTCTGATTATTTCTTTAGAATGTTTAGTCTCTTTAAAAATGGCATAAAGATGACAGGTCTGTGTTCCCAGCAAtgtttttggtgtgtttttttcagaaaagcaattgTTAAACTTTCATTGAATGCAATGTAGTTGCTGGAGATTTTTCCTTACAGTTGGATGACTGGACATACGTGTAATGATAGCTTTTTCTGGGCTTATTTGACTCATCAATTCAGGAAATGGTCTTTTACCAGTGAGTAAACTTAAAAGTGCCTTTACTCCAAAGTATGAATTGCAATTCTGTTGAACAAACAGAAGTGGGAATCATAAAAACTGGCTAGAAAGAAATTACATGAAAGTAGCCTTTGATTCTGCTGATGTTTTGCGTATTTTAGTACTGCATGGGAGTGGCTAGTAGTCCTAaccatgtttgttttttcttcccttctagCAAGTGAAGATTCCATACTGAAATGAACAAGAGATGTGATTTGAATTTCGCACATGGCTAGGCTGTGAACTGTCCAATGGTTTCTGAACTCTGCATGATATTCTATCAATAAAGTACTTACTACACTTCAGTTGGTATTTTTTGAGTGAATTgcccagaacagcagcagaaatacttACAGAATGTGACAGGAAGCATCTGTCCCAACCAGGCCATTGTTGCAGCTGAACCCCCCCCACTATTACCCCAGCAATAGCCAGTCACTACACCCATTACTCATAGCTAATGTTTTTGATCAGAAAGTACATACAATTTAATACATGTGGACAggtggaaggagaggggagtggtgaggcactgactGCCTGAACCTGTTACTTAAATGGCTTGACTGGGGAGTTTCAtagaaatcatagaatgttaaggggttgggatggatctTAAAGATGATCTAGTCCCAACTCctcctgacatgggcagggacatctcccactggaccaggttgctcaaggccttgtccagcctggccttgaacactgatagggttggggcatccacagcctccctgggtTCCAGTATCTCACCAGCCTCAAAGATGTAGAAACATTAGTTAAGGAATTGCTGACCTGAAAGGACCCAATCTTCTGGCTAAGTGACTATATGTTTAGATGGTACCATTTcgggaaaaagacaaaaattacttttgtcaCCTGACCTGTGTAGTATCAATTAGAAAGTCAGTGTTCTCCTCAGACACTCAGCCTGTGTTAGGCAGTGAGAGTGATAGCCACAGCAAGAGGCAGAAGGGCagagcaggctgcccagagctCAGGGCTGTACATCCTGTGGCTGGACATGACCTATGTGTCAGAACAGAAGACATTGGGAGCAACTGATGAAGCATCTCATCAATATGTCTGAGGAGCAAAGAGTTTCCCACCACCAGCCACTCCTTTCTGGAGCATTGTGTTTTGCCATCAATGCTTTTCTGTTGATGAGCCAGCCTGGGAATCAAGGCATCAGGGACTGTCCCAGGATACCACAGATGCTACCCTGCACTTTACTCTTCGATAACCTGAGACTGTAGCTGACTGTTGTCTCACTGGTCCTGCCACCACATCCTGCCCCTCATCTCAGCTCCAGTGCTATAGACATGCTGCTTCCTATGGATCTGCAAGGACTGTTTCTGCCTCCTGTCACAGGTCCTTTCTCTTGAAGGGGAAGTAGCCCATGGCTGTCCAGCAGGGATGCAACTTCTGTGCTGGAGACAGGCAAGAACTCTGCAGCCCTCAAGAATaagctgcagggaaaaaaatttccctACAGATTGTACCCTGTCAGAAACTGATATAGTACACGgtgggaaaagaaggagaatgAAATGTCTTGCCTTACTGTTTCCTTTATTGCCATCTGATTGCTGCATGTGGCTTCCCACAGCAACATGAGAGGCAGTCAGCTACTGAGCAGCAAGGGCATGGGACCACTGACCTACAGAAATGGTCCAACAAAAtgaccagggacagcagagctctgtgctctgcctggggTGCTGAAGGTCCGCAGGCAGGTagagaagcaggaggaaggggacaGAGGAGCTTGTTGTGGAGACAGCAGGGAGCTTGTCCCGTCCCCACCAGTGCAGCTTCCTGCTGTGAGATCTCCACTGTTCTGTGGCTCTAGGGCTGTCCTTTTTGGAAGGGAGCGTCAGAGACCCTACTGCTCCCATGGAAATGGTCCACCCTTCAGAAACAGCCTCCTCCACTGGCACCGCACCCTGCGTGTCCATGGACACCCCTCTGCAACTGTGCATGGTCCCCTTTGGAAATACACAGCAGCGTGCCCACCCCAATGCTGTGTGGGACAAGTTGTGCTCTCATGTgcttccagtatctgaaggggcctacagggaagccagagagggactcttcatcaggaactgtgtGATAGGACAACGGGTAAggggtacaaactgaaagataGGAAATTTAGGTTACATATCAGGAAgatattctttactgtgagacactggaacaggttgcccgtggaggttgtggatgccccaaccctgggggtgttcaaggccaggttggataaggccttgagcaacctggtgtagtgggaGATGTTCCTGCTCATGGCAGAGAGAGTTGGGATTAGATAATTTTGAAAGTCCATTCCAACACCTAacattctacaattctatgattcttaaTGAAACTGAGACAAACAGCATGAAGTCATTACCAATGGTGTATTTAGCTTTCATGCAAGTGGAcaagtttctgtattttcctgaaaGACAAATTGCCTCTCATGGAATTGCTGTGTAGTGATAGAGGATTAGATCTTGCTTACTACACTGAGACACAAATAAATGATGACCATGTACCACCGTAGCTCTAGTTTTCCTTTTACTTGCAGTATTTTTGTAATGCAAAACAAGATACTGAAGGGTAAAGCCCTGAAAGGTAGCAAGAGCaatagaagaagaagaaaatcccCAGCGAAATAGATATccaaacagttttaaaaaagaaagagagagagagagaatgagaaaggagcagagaaggtgTCTCTACTACTACAACAGTGTAATTAAATGCTCTAATATGTTTACATGAATAAACATGAAAACTAACTTTTATCTAAAATAAAAGGATACAGGTCATCAGTCACAAGTCTGTAGGGGAATCTAGAAATCAGACACCTCagaacaggaggaggaaaagaaggaggggTTGGTTCTGATCAAGTGTATTAAATAACTGGCATTATGAGGCAAAACAGAACAAGTTTAGGAGATGCCACAATTCAGGTTGCTTGGTTAACTGTAAGTGGAACTGTAATGGGTAATGATAACACTGTCTTCTTAAAATCACGTGTGAAAGAACGACGCCTCAGTTAGCACACTGTGAAACCTGCTCCTGAAGAAAGCAGCTACTGGGTGTTATGGCTCTATGCTTTGTGATAGCAACACATCCCAATTCTTGAAGTGAGTGCAGAACTTCTATCTGTCCAAGTGCTTCTTGGTTTTACAAGGAAACAAAGTATTTTAGAGCAGTTCAGAGGTTTACTATGATCAGTTTTCATGCTTTATCCTTAGCCTCCGATTTCTTTCTGATATCATGATATCCAGATATAGGCTATATTCTGATATCCAGATATAGGCTTAGATGACAATTTGTCTCTTCTTCAGTTTTGCTACTCTGCAGGCTATGGTTGTATACACTGTCAATCATGTGGGGTTGT from Chiroxiphia lanceolata isolate bChiLan1 chromosome Z, bChiLan1.pri, whole genome shotgun sequence encodes:
- the ATP5ME gene encoding ATP synthase subunit e, mitochondrial yields the protein MVPPVQVSPLIKFTRYSALLVGMIYGKKRYDYLKPIAEEERRIEAEEKKKREELERIAKEIAEASEDSILK
- the TMEM175 gene encoding endosomal/lysosomal potassium channel TMEM175, with the translated sequence MSAPRAAERGRGLEPEPGSCSTQTSHRLLAYSDALLSIIATVMILPVAHTKIHPDQKLGESVQQLLLAKIAVYLMTFLIVTVAWAAHVRLFQVIELIDDVLALLNLACMMIITFLPYTFSLMASFPEVPFGIFLFSVCAVVIGLIQAVIVAYGFYHPHLLNQQIQESENQNFYKRHILKIILRGPVLCFLAAIFSFFFIPLSYVLLGLVIVFPHLTRFIKWCKTKIVGQRDEEEEHHSLETFTFYLSEPLSKERVEAFSDGVYAIVATLLILDICEDNVPDPREVEEKFHGSLLEALSEYGPNYLAYFGSFVTIGLLWFVHHSLFLYVTKATRLMGLLNILSLAFIGGLPLAYQLTSEFAEKSHNEIEAIQVSCVITFFASIFQFAIWTTALLNERETLHPFARYGGKEHAFMFAKLALYPCVSLGTFFLTCLLSEFSTAIFHLMQIVIPFAFLALRIFVRISLTVVKTMMSLSRRKVVLLEEEEACLSPTETLS